The Leishmania braziliensis MHOM/BR/75/M2904 complete genome, chromosome 28 region TCCTGAAGCGTCTTCAGAAGACTGCCGGACGTGGTGGGTGTGCCGAGAATGCTGCTTGTGTCCCATCCAGAGAGCCAGCGGTGGTATCCTCCACGGAGCGATGGGATCGATAGACGAGCTCCATAGCGCATCCCTCACCGTGCCGCGTCTTTTTTTTACTTCGCTTTTACTCCTTACTCAGTGGCGCAAGGATAAGTGCAACATACACACGGACATATACAAATATCCAAGCAGACAGGAGCCGACTGTACGCCAAAATAAGACCTGTTCCACCGTTACTATGATTATTGCCAAGTACATGAAAAAGAGCAAAAATAAGCGAAAAAATGTAATCGAGGAAGAGTGCAGGAGTAGTGAGAGGTCACGTCAGCATGCGTGTATCGATGCCACTGATGTCGAAGCTGCGGCAGGGCACGGACGGGATGTGCTTAGACTCTTCACAGAGAACTTAGCTGTACTCATGATAGCATTTCAAGGAAAACGCATGTACAGCAGCAGACTCTCGCACTTTCGTATGGCAACATGCACAAAGTGCATTAATTGTCCCATGCATTTGAGCCCATTTTTTGATGGGTAATTCCTATTTCTTCCAGCATCCAAACAACAATTACTGCCACATATTCATCGGATGTGGTTGTGTAGGCGAGAGAGATGGGTAACGTAGCGGAGAACAAAGCAGATGATTTAGAGAAACACGAAAAAAAGCAACAACCATGCCAGAAGCTTCGTTGAATAAGTTGGCCGTGCAATTTGTGCGCCTTTTCCCGGTGATGGGATCAGCGACAGTCTGCATCAACGAGGGCATACCGAAAGGGTCTGCGGTCCTTACACTACcgttctcttctccacccAGTGGGTCAAGAAACAGCGTGTCACGCATGCTTCGTCGAAGGATCCAGTACCCTCGATAGGCTACCGACGCTAACGGTGCACTCATCAGAAGCATAAAAGTCGAGAAGAGACTCAGCATTACCCGCATCACTGATAAACCCTGCAAACGGGTGCAACACCTCCAGCCACACTCCTTGGAGCAAATTATTCCTTAAAGAAAGGTAGACTTGGTCGCCAAATTCGAGGGTGCGTAGAATTTGGGCACGTTCACTCGGTGCCGCATAGACCTTGAGCAGTGATACCCGCAGTCGCACGAACAGGCACGGAGATGCTTGTGATGGCGCGCGTATCCAGAGATGCCGCGCCAACGTCTGTTGAAACACACCGCAACGCAGTAGAGCCTGCGTGCTAGGCCGCCGCTTCCAATTTCTGCTCAGCATCGCCATCACACAGTCCCCAAGCTCTCTGCTGTACCCACTCAGGGCGCtagggtgaggaggggaaaggctCAGGACACGCCTTGTATGAGCTTCTAGACTAGTGGCCCGAAACGGCAAATTGTCTACCATCAAGCGATACACAACGAGCCCCATGCTCCAAACGTCTGCCTTTGATGTGTAGGCGTAGCCCGCAATAATCTCTGGCGCCATGTAAAGGGGGGTACCGACACGCGAAACGGCTCGCGCACCACAGTACGAGAGGCGCTTCGCTGAGCCAAAATCGCCGATCTTTGCTACAGGCCACCTACCTCCACCTGCCTTCGCCGATAGGAGAAAAATGTTCTCCGGTTTAATGTCACGGTGCACTCTGTTTTTCTTGTGTATGTGATCAAGCCCAAGAAGGAGCTGAGCCACAATACTaagcacctcttcctccggcAAGGGGTAGGCTTTTTTCAGGTAGTCGCCAAGATCCCCAGCGTCGCAGTAGTCCATGAGAATACAGACACGACTTTCGTGGTCGATCCATGCATCGTGAGGTGTTACGACATTGAGACTGCACAGTCCCATCATTCCGAGATATTCCTCGAGAAAGCCCGATCGCTTCACCAGAAACCTTGAGCGCTTCACAACAAAGCAGACGCTGCTTGCATCCCGAACAAGGTACGTATCCCCAAAAGCGCCGCATCCCAGGGAGCCGACAAGGTGCAGGCCACGACGGGCAAAGTCAGCTGCAAtctccatcgctgctggCATCAAGCACAATCCAAAACGTACATGTGTCGGAAGTATGAATGTTTGAGGTAGTCTCCGTTGCGGTGAAGGATGTCTCGGTGCGTGCATGGTACCAAGTCGGTAGataagggagaggaggcgaggatTGCAATGAGGGAGAGAATTTGCCCTAGTCCGTGTTAGAGGAGCACGCACAGAACCATTGTTGAAGTACTCTCCGTTGGCGCCCTACCAGAGCAGCGCTGAAGCAACCTGACACCCCGAACAACTCACTCGCCACACCGCAGCTCAGGAGCCTAGGAAAAATAAAATATGGAAAGACGAGGTGTCCCATGCACATCCCATCAATATCCCGGTTGACCTTTGGCAGCGCACACCACCAGCGGAACGGCACAGACCACCACGCGCGCTAACAATCCTACTCACCCACGGACGTCGGcactctttccctcctcacACTGTGTGTAGAGCGGCTGTTGATTTGACCTTATCGCTGCGGGATGCAACCTGAAGACAGTacacagaaaaaaagcagATTTTTTGTCTTTGTCCGTCACCCATCTCCACCGCCATGGACGCCGTCGCATCACACGCACCGATGCAGGCACACATGCCGATCAGCAGTGCGGATTCACGCGATGAAAGCTCCAGGTTATTAGCGCAACAATTGCCTCCTCACGGTGATAGGGGCCGGGGAGACACCGACGTCAATCATTGGGAGTCGATGTTTAGACGCATCTGGTTTTCGCACTTTCTAAAGCCAGCTTTGCAGTAATAGGCCACCATGTCATCCGTGCAATCCAGGATCACTTTGTAACAATTGCTCGCTACCGCTATCTCCACTAAGTTGCTGAGCAATTTGCGGCCAATGCCCTGATCACGACGGTCAGGGTGTGTGACCACATCCTCCACGTGGCCGACGCACTTTCCACCGCGAGTGAACTTCGGCTCCACAATCAGGGAGGCGGTTCCTAGAATCTGCTGCGTCGTGGAGTCAACCGCAACCCTTGTGCGCACCCCTGCAAGCACGCGTCGAGCGTGCACTTGCTCCAGCTCTTCTTGCGAAAGCACAGGGGTGGATGTTAGGTGACTAAGCAATGCTAGCACCTCTCCCAAGTCGCGTGTCTCCAGATCGCGTATCACAATAGAACCACTCATTGGCTGCACTAGTGAGGATTGCAATGAGGTCTCGTGTACAAGTACTCACAGAAGTGCATGTGTGTACGTGagtatgtgtgcgtgttcgggggagggggggggggtagcgtgtgtgggtgtatgtgtgagcTCGCAACCTTCGCTAGCAAAAGGCAGAGGTGAAATGAAAGTCGAGCAGGGATCAAGGAGGGGTAGTGCATCCATGAGTAGATAATTTAGCGACAGTATTCAGGTGTAGATATTGTCACAGGAAGAAACAGCAAAGTATGAGAAtgatttttctttttcatcAAAGTAAAAAAATGAAACCTCGACGTACCAACGTCGCCGCACCGCATTCCCGAACCTGCAATGAGACTTGCTAGAGAGCGCAAATCACAAACGGAAGTGGTTGCAGCTCATGCGTGAATAATAGGCATACA contains the following coding sequences:
- a CDS encoding putative protein kinase; this translates as MPAAMEIAADFARRGLHLVGSLGCGAFGDTYLVRDASSVCFVVKRSRFLVKRSGFLEEYLGMMGLCSLNVVTPHDAWIDHESRVCILMDYCDAGDLGDYLKKAYPLPEEEVLSIVAQLLLGLDHIHKKNRVHRDIKPENIFLLSAKAGGGRWPVAKIGDFGSAKRLSYCGARAVSRVGTPLYMAPEIIAGYAYTSKADVWSMGLVVYRLMVDNLPFRATSLEAHTRRVLSLSPPHPSALSGYSRELGDCVMAMLSRNWKRRPSTQALLRCGVFQQTLARHLWIRAPSQASPCLFVRLRVSLLKVYAAPSERAQILRTLEFGDQVYLSLRNNLLQGVWLEVLHPFAGFISDAGNAESLLDFYASDECTVSVGSLSRVLDPSTKHA
- a CDS encoding putative glucose 6-phosphate N-acetyltransferase encodes the protein MSGSIVIRDLETRDLGEVLALLSHLTSTPVLSQEELEQVHARRVLAGVRTRVAVDSTTQQILGTASLIVEPKFTRGGKCVGHVEDVVTHPDRRDQGIGRKLLSNLVEIAVASNCYKVILDCTDDMVAYYCKAGFRKCENQMRLNIDSQ